The proteins below are encoded in one region of Casimicrobium huifangae:
- a CDS encoding S4 domain-containing protein yields the protein MTDGTPAGTGGSGEPQRLSKLLAQRGIASRSEADRMIERGWVSVNGRVAQSGDRALPDAVITLSPEAQERLQSTVTVLLNKPRGFVSAPDETGGARAMSLLVGENFGGLGQPPTLSTYGLRVAGRLAVGDSGLVVYTTDTALARRLAADDVEESWRISFAEGIPAQAQEALQAAAADTDGTVMMGERHGDSMLQVTTTRLGKGALAELCAGLSWQVNLLRWRRGEVTLPDGLDDGQWQLRTSPA from the coding sequence GTGACCGATGGCACGCCAGCCGGGACCGGCGGCAGCGGCGAACCGCAGCGCCTGTCCAAACTGCTCGCGCAGCGCGGCATTGCTTCGCGTAGCGAGGCAGACCGCATGATCGAGCGCGGCTGGGTGAGCGTCAATGGTCGCGTGGCGCAATCCGGTGACCGCGCGCTGCCGGACGCCGTGATCACGCTGTCGCCGGAAGCCCAGGAGCGGCTGCAAAGCACCGTCACCGTGCTGCTCAACAAGCCGCGCGGCTTTGTCTCGGCACCGGACGAAACCGGCGGCGCGCGGGCGATGAGCCTGCTGGTCGGCGAAAACTTTGGTGGTCTGGGGCAACCGCCCACACTGTCCACTTATGGCCTGCGCGTCGCCGGACGCCTCGCAGTGGGCGACAGCGGTCTGGTCGTCTACACCACCGACACCGCACTGGCGCGTCGCCTCGCAGCCGATGATGTCGAGGAATCCTGGCGCATCAGCTTCGCGGAGGGCATTCCGGCACAGGCGCAAGAGGCGTTGCAGGCTGCGGCTGCCGATACGGACGGTACGGTGATGATGGGCGAACGGCACGGCGACAGCATGCTGCAAGTCACCACCACGCGATTGGGCAAGGGCGCACTCGCCGAGCTGTGCGCCGGCCTTAGCTGGCAGGTCAATCTGCTGCGCTGGCGTCGTGGTGAAGTGACGTTGCCCGATGGTCTCGACGACGGGCAGTGGCAATTGCGAACGTCACCCGCCTGA
- a CDS encoding thioredoxin family protein gives MKQLISFIAAFTLGIAAFASDPAPYDESADAQAQVKQALARAKAENKQAMIVFGANWCGDCKMLDGEFKKPALKSVLDASYVIVKVDVGRFNKNLDVVKPYGEVIKKGIPSIVVATADNQLVYATNGGELADARKMGESGVLAFFQQLPAKTGRKS, from the coding sequence ATGAAACAACTCATCAGCTTCATTGCCGCCTTCACGCTTGGCATCGCCGCGTTCGCCAGCGACCCTGCGCCATACGACGAGAGCGCTGACGCGCAGGCGCAGGTGAAGCAGGCACTCGCGCGGGCAAAGGCCGAGAACAAGCAGGCGATGATCGTGTTCGGCGCCAACTGGTGCGGCGACTGCAAGATGCTCGATGGCGAATTCAAAAAGCCGGCGCTGAAGTCCGTGCTCGACGCCAGCTATGTGATCGTCAAGGTTGATGTCGGCCGCTTCAACAAGAATCTCGATGTGGTGAAGCCCTACGGCGAAGTGATCAAGAAGGGCATCCCGTCGATCGTCGTCGCCACGGCGGACAACCAGCTTGTTTACGCCACCAACGGCGGCGAGCTGGCCGATGCGCGCAAGATGGGTGAAAGCGGGGTTCTGGCGTTCTTCCAGCAGCTGCCGGCGAAGACCGGGCGCAAATCGTGA
- a CDS encoding ArsR/SmtB family transcription factor: MAATQSDAPSSLANVDAFNALASDKRLQILEWLKDPVAHFPPQVDGDLVRDGVCSMFIADKLGVSAPTASVHLKLMTDAGLLIATRIKQWTFYRRNEKGIRALKSSISKSL; encoded by the coding sequence ATGGCTGCTACTCAATCCGATGCTCCAAGCTCGCTCGCCAACGTCGACGCATTCAATGCGCTGGCCAGCGACAAACGCCTGCAGATTCTGGAGTGGCTCAAGGACCCGGTGGCGCATTTTCCGCCACAGGTGGACGGCGATCTGGTGCGCGACGGCGTGTGCAGCATGTTCATCGCCGACAAGCTGGGTGTCAGCGCACCGACCGCCAGCGTGCATCTCAAACTGATGACCGACGCCGGTCTGCTGATCGCCACCCGCATCAAGCAGTGGACCTTCTACCGGCGCAACGAAAAAGGTATTCGTGCGCTAAAGTCATCCATCAGCAAAAGTCTTTAA
- a CDS encoding threonine/serine dehydratase translates to MTIALTTVQIREAAQRLRGYVRQTPVLEVDGDDFGLPGVTLVLKQEYLQHAGSFKTRGALTHLLTREIPAAGVVAASGGNHGCAVAYAARRMGKQATIFVPGVCPPGKRELIASYGATLRVVGDRYADALAASEDFQRDSGALAIHAFDQPETMLGQATVGFEFEHQAPALDAVLVAVGGGGLIGGIAAWYQGRTRLIGVEPEAAPTLAHALAAGHPVEAPAGGVAADSLAPRQVGTLMFPFAQRYVDHVALVSDEAIVAAQQALWRVLRIVAEPGGAAAVAALLSGRVAVQPGQRIGVLLCGANTDAVHFPSLPIASAKDSAK, encoded by the coding sequence ATGACCATCGCACTGACGACAGTGCAGATACGTGAGGCGGCGCAACGGCTGCGCGGTTACGTCCGCCAGACGCCGGTGCTGGAGGTCGATGGCGATGATTTCGGCCTGCCGGGCGTCACCCTCGTGCTCAAGCAGGAATATCTCCAGCACGCCGGATCGTTCAAGACGCGTGGTGCGCTCACCCATCTGCTCACGCGCGAGATTCCCGCAGCCGGTGTCGTCGCGGCGTCCGGCGGCAATCATGGCTGCGCGGTTGCTTATGCCGCGCGACGCATGGGAAAGCAGGCAACGATTTTCGTGCCCGGCGTCTGTCCGCCGGGCAAGCGGGAGCTGATTGCGTCCTATGGCGCCACGCTGCGGGTGGTCGGTGATCGCTACGCCGACGCTCTCGCCGCGAGCGAGGACTTTCAGCGTGACAGCGGGGCGCTGGCGATCCACGCCTTTGACCAGCCGGAGACCATGCTCGGGCAGGCAACGGTCGGCTTCGAGTTCGAGCATCAGGCACCAGCGCTGGACGCTGTGCTGGTCGCTGTCGGCGGCGGCGGCCTGATCGGCGGCATCGCGGCCTGGTATCAGGGCCGTACCCGACTGATCGGTGTCGAGCCCGAAGCGGCGCCGACGCTTGCCCACGCGCTGGCGGCTGGGCACCCGGTCGAGGCGCCGGCGGGCGGTGTCGCGGCGGACTCGCTGGCACCGCGACAGGTCGGCACGCTGATGTTCCCGTTCGCCCAGCGCTACGTTGATCACGTCGCGCTGGTCAGCGATGAGGCCATCGTCGCGGCGCAGCAGGCGCTGTGGCGGGTGCTGCGTATCGTCGCCGAGCCGGGCGGCGCTGCTGCCGTTGCCGCCCTGTTGAGCGGGCGCGTCGCCGTGCAGCCGGGCCAACGGATCGGTGTGCTGCTGTGCGGCGCCAACACCGATGCCGTGCATTTTCCTTCCCTCCCCATTGCCAGCGCAAAGGATTCCGCCAAATGA
- a CDS encoding RidA family protein yields MTTANNYDARLAELGLTLPVPAVPIANFVPCVQVGNTLYVSGQVPRENGQLAFAGKVGRDLDVEQGQAAARNCVLAILSLVNAHLGTLNRVRRVAMLQCFVNAVPEFGDHPKVANGASDLLVALFGDAGRHARFALGAGSLPGNVAVEIAAVIEVE; encoded by the coding sequence ATGACTACCGCCAACAACTACGACGCCCGTCTCGCCGAGCTTGGGCTGACGCTGCCCGTTCCCGCCGTGCCGATTGCGAACTTTGTGCCCTGCGTGCAGGTGGGCAACACACTCTACGTGTCCGGCCAGGTGCCGCGCGAGAACGGCCAGCTTGCCTTCGCCGGCAAGGTGGGTCGCGATCTGGACGTGGAGCAGGGGCAGGCTGCCGCGCGCAATTGCGTGCTCGCCATCCTGTCACTGGTCAACGCCCACCTCGGCACGCTCAACCGGGTGCGCCGCGTTGCCATGCTGCAATGTTTCGTCAACGCGGTGCCGGAGTTTGGCGATCATCCGAAAGTCGCGAACGGGGCCTCTGATTTGCTGGTGGCGCTGTTTGGCGATGCCGGGCGCCATGCGCGCTTTGCGCTCGGCGCCGGCTCGCTGCCGGGCAACGTTGCCGTGGAAATTGCTGCCGTGATCGAAGTCGAATAG
- a CDS encoding tyrosine-type recombinase/integrase: protein MLSDLQVRQAKVTGKAYSLVDFDGLYFYISATGFKAWHFRFTWGGKRERMSFGGYPALSLKDARHLRDEARAMLAKGINPHSERKRKRHAIVLAGEHTFQAIYDKWLAHRSLSLENEGRQSTPKQIGRVFAKDVFPVLRHLTIYDVTRAHLLDIIGRVEKRGSLSVAEKLRTWFSQLFTYASVVVPNMGDNPAKDLDVVAMPLPPVENNPFLRMPELPAMLQTLRKYSGRLNTQLGLRLLLLTGVRTGELRYATPDQFDLERGLWIIPVVRLKQRKQLTKKKRQRFADIPPYIVPLSLQAQEVVRHLLGNLKPAQVYLIPGDWCLKNPLSENTLNGALKRMGYEDQLTGHGVRATISTALNELGYPPKWVDAQLSHADPDRISATYNHAEYVEQRRVMMQDWADRLDLFEQNQVEVASTHLTITLQGLPTIAGQAAAQPPALNPNAPQLIVAPAPDAPAVPASVYRLSAVHLPEYARPTLSEVQRERLQLLEIFEASHNLSVADYAKLVGKSRRWITYEIQAGNLLSIHLGHRGQRVPDWQLDPIKRKLIQAVLKLVPRGIDTWHIYHALLRPYDALGKCPVIEAVDPTNLHLAARLVAAHAIETDELAEQSEASPVLARQTVERLVKTAMLVDMPEDPVAR from the coding sequence ATGCTTTCAGACCTCCAGGTTCGACAGGCCAAGGTGACCGGCAAGGCGTATTCGCTTGTCGATTTCGACGGTCTCTACTTCTACATCTCCGCCACCGGCTTCAAGGCCTGGCACTTCCGCTTCACTTGGGGCGGCAAGCGCGAGCGCATGTCCTTCGGTGGCTATCCCGCGCTTTCCCTGAAAGACGCCCGTCATCTGCGCGACGAAGCCCGGGCCATGCTGGCCAAGGGCATCAACCCGCATTCGGAGCGCAAGCGCAAGCGCCACGCCATCGTCCTGGCGGGCGAGCACACCTTCCAGGCCATCTACGACAAATGGCTGGCCCACCGCAGCCTCTCTCTGGAAAATGAGGGCCGCCAGAGCACGCCCAAACAGATCGGGCGCGTCTTCGCCAAGGATGTGTTTCCCGTATTGCGCCACCTGACCATCTACGACGTTACCCGTGCCCACCTGCTGGACATCATCGGCAGAGTGGAAAAGCGTGGCTCGCTGTCGGTGGCCGAGAAGCTGCGCACCTGGTTCAGCCAGCTATTCACCTACGCCTCGGTGGTGGTGCCCAACATGGGCGACAACCCGGCCAAGGATTTGGACGTGGTGGCGATGCCGCTGCCCCCGGTGGAGAACAATCCCTTTTTGCGCATGCCCGAGCTGCCGGCAATGCTGCAGACGTTGCGCAAGTACAGCGGTCGCCTGAATACGCAACTGGGTCTACGTCTGCTGCTGCTCACGGGCGTGCGCACCGGTGAATTGCGCTACGCCACGCCCGATCAGTTTGATCTGGAGCGCGGTCTGTGGATCATCCCGGTTGTCAGGCTCAAGCAACGCAAGCAGCTCACCAAGAAGAAGCGCCAGCGTTTCGCCGACATCCCGCCATACATCGTGCCACTGTCGTTGCAGGCACAAGAGGTCGTTCGTCATTTGCTGGGAAATCTGAAGCCAGCACAGGTGTATCTCATCCCCGGTGATTGGTGCCTGAAAAACCCTCTGAGCGAGAACACGCTCAATGGCGCGCTCAAGCGTATGGGCTATGAAGACCAACTCACTGGGCATGGCGTTCGCGCCACCATCTCGACTGCGCTCAATGAATTGGGGTATCCGCCCAAGTGGGTAGACGCCCAACTTTCGCATGCCGATCCGGATCGGATCAGCGCGACCTACAACCACGCCGAGTACGTCGAGCAACGCCGCGTCATGATGCAGGACTGGGCCGACCGGCTGGACTTGTTCGAGCAGAATCAGGTCGAAGTTGCCAGCACGCACTTGACCATCACGTTGCAGGGCCTGCCCACAATCGCCGGACAGGCGGCAGCGCAGCCGCCCGCCCTGAATCCAAACGCCCCTCAGTTGATCGTTGCGCCTGCACCCGATGCACCAGCGGTTCCAGCTTCCGTCTATCGACTTTCGGCGGTGCATCTGCCCGAGTACGCGCGACCCACGCTGTCAGAGGTGCAGCGCGAGCGCTTGCAATTGCTGGAGATATTCGAGGCATCCCACAACCTGTCGGTGGCCGATTACGCCAAGCTGGTTGGCAAGTCCCGCCGCTGGATCACTTACGAGATTCAGGCCGGCAATCTCCTGTCGATCCATCTGGGTCACCGTGGGCAGCGCGTCCCGGACTGGCAACTCGACCCCATCAAGCGCAAGCTGATTCAGGCTGTCCTGAAGCTGGTGCCGCGCGGTATCGACACCTGGCACATCTATCACGCACTGCTGCGGCCATACGATGCCCTGGGCAAGTGTCCAGTCATCGAGGCCGTCGATCCGACCAACCTGCATCTTGCAGCTCGACTGGTCGCCGCACATGCCATAGAAACCGATGAGCTTGCAGAGCAATCGGAGGCGTCTCCGGTGCTGGCCAGGCAGACTGTAGAGCGCCTGGTAAAAACGGCAATGTTGGTTGATATGCCCGAAGATCCCGTCGCCCGTTGA
- a CDS encoding AlpA family transcriptional regulator, translating into MSQTPVLQPNERRILRLEEVEAKSGFKRAHIYNLMKKRQFPQALRLGVRAVGWDSIEIDQWIDERVNNRA; encoded by the coding sequence ATGTCGCAAACACCTGTACTGCAGCCAAACGAACGCCGCATCCTGCGCCTGGAAGAAGTCGAAGCGAAATCCGGTTTCAAGCGCGCCCACATCTACAACCTGATGAAGAAACGCCAGTTCCCGCAGGCGCTGCGTCTGGGCGTGCGCGCCGTGGGCTGGGATTCCATCGAAATCGATCAGTGGATCGACGAGCGCGTCAACAACCGGGCCTGA
- a CDS encoding ParA family protein: protein MQVVSIISTKGGVGKTTTAANLGGLAADAGLRVLLLDLDVQPTLSSYYELAHRAPGGIYELLAFNERDLGQLVSRTIIAGLDLVLSNDHRGELNTLLLHAPDGRLRLRHLLPILNPLYDLVLIDTQGARSVLLEMAVLASDLALSPVTPEILAARELRRGTMQLLADIAPYRHLGIEPPPLHLLINRVHPVSANARLIQQALRDLFQGHTGIRVLATDVPAIEAYPRAATRGLPVHRVEYRQPVGRVAPAALTTMRDLADELFPQWQDRLAAVSGRPPQPLDIRRPHGERT from the coding sequence ATGCAGGTCGTATCCATCATTTCAACCAAAGGTGGGGTCGGCAAGACCACCACGGCCGCAAACCTTGGCGGTCTCGCTGCGGACGCCGGGCTGCGCGTGCTGCTGCTCGATCTCGATGTGCAGCCCACCTTGTCCTCCTACTACGAGCTGGCCCATCGTGCGCCGGGCGGTATCTATGAATTGCTGGCCTTCAACGAGCGCGACCTCGGCCAGCTTGTGTCCCGCACGATCATCGCGGGCCTGGACTTGGTGCTCTCCAACGACCACCGAGGCGAACTGAACACCTTGCTGCTGCACGCGCCAGACGGGCGACTGCGGCTGCGACACCTACTGCCGATACTGAACCCCCTCTACGACCTGGTGCTGATCGACACCCAGGGCGCGCGCTCGGTGCTGCTGGAGATGGCGGTGCTGGCCTCCGACCTCGCGCTGTCGCCCGTGACCCCGGAAATCCTCGCCGCCCGCGAACTGCGGCGCGGCACCATGCAGTTGCTGGCGGACATTGCGCCGTACCGGCACCTGGGCATCGAGCCGCCGCCGTTGCACCTGCTCATCAACCGCGTCCATCCGGTGTCCGCCAACGCACGGCTGATCCAGCAGGCGCTGCGCGATCTGTTCCAGGGCCACACCGGCATTCGGGTTCTGGCTACCGACGTGCCGGCCATTGAGGCTTATCCGCGGGCCGCGACGCGCGGCCTGCCGGTGCATCGGGTCGAGTACCGCCAGCCAGTGGGCAGAGTCGCTCCCGCCGCGCTCACCACCATGCGCGATCTTGCCGACGAGTTGTTCCCGCAGTGGCAGGATCGATTGGCCGCAGTGTCCGGCCGTCCGCCACAGCCTCTTGATATCAGGAGGCCCCATGGCGAACGCACATGA
- a CDS encoding ParB family protein — translation MTEITSQQMAGKLLASGFERSGPSATTLSDPIADTPMVVTLDQLRPYDHDPRKKRNPVYEEIKASIRERGLDAAPAITRRPGDDHYIIRNGGNTRLAILRELWSETRDERFFRVSCLFRPWPERGEIVALTGHLAENELRGGLTFIERALGVEKAREFYELEIRSTLSQSELARRLAADGYPVQQSHISRMADAVRYLLPAIPTVLYAGLGRHQVERLSVMRKACERTWEHYAKGRSLVQDFDEFFQDVLSQFDVQADEFSAQRVQDELIGQMTELLDVDYDVLALDMTESESRQRALVSEPTPPSTPPALPEPEAIARPPADTAPPAARPTATPSTGESDADASHSGAASPAVDDDVLREHIVSPAPTTERLESIQRMVADQLGDPLPHDFSANVLQSIPVQAGGLYPISDVWYIAPGLDTPEHLRIHVAQFAREIAVEADLGECIDDRPDGIGFACRARTTNPAPLGRAVHTLLACLAGQQPADVGLDNGQLVIDLPALLHGQGDVTRRLSDTALVKLFRLLRLARRLLDLEAGAADSGT, via the coding sequence ATGACTGAGATCACCTCCCAGCAGATGGCCGGCAAACTGCTTGCGTCCGGGTTCGAGCGCAGCGGCCCGTCAGCAACGACCTTGAGCGACCCGATCGCCGACACGCCCATGGTCGTGACGCTCGACCAGTTGCGCCCCTACGACCACGACCCGCGCAAGAAGCGCAATCCGGTGTACGAGGAAATCAAGGCATCCATCCGCGAGCGTGGCCTGGACGCGGCTCCGGCCATCACCCGGCGGCCCGGCGACGATCACTACATCATCCGCAATGGCGGCAACACGCGACTGGCAATCCTGCGCGAACTCTGGTCGGAGACCCGGGACGAACGTTTTTTTCGGGTCTCATGCCTGTTCCGCCCATGGCCCGAGCGTGGCGAGATCGTCGCGCTCACCGGACATCTTGCGGAAAACGAACTGCGCGGTGGCCTCACCTTCATTGAGCGCGCTTTGGGCGTCGAGAAAGCGCGCGAGTTCTACGAACTGGAAATCCGCTCCACCCTGAGCCAGTCCGAGCTGGCCCGCCGCCTGGCCGCGGACGGATACCCCGTGCAGCAGTCGCACATCAGCCGGATGGCCGACGCCGTACGCTACCTGCTGCCCGCAATCCCGACCGTGCTCTACGCCGGCCTGGGGCGTCACCAGGTCGAGCGGTTGTCGGTCATGCGCAAGGCCTGCGAGCGCACCTGGGAGCACTACGCCAAAGGCCGCTCACTGGTTCAGGACTTCGACGAGTTCTTTCAGGATGTGCTGTCGCAATTCGATGTCCAGGCCGACGAGTTCTCTGCGCAGCGCGTACAGGACGAGCTGATCGGCCAGATGACCGAATTGCTGGACGTCGATTACGACGTGCTCGCTTTGGACATGACCGAGTCCGAGAGCCGCCAGCGGGCCTTGGTCAGCGAGCCGACGCCGCCCTCGACGCCGCCTGCCTTGCCAGAGCCAGAAGCCATCGCGCGCCCACCGGCCGATACTGCGCCACCTGCTGCGAGGCCGACGGCAACGCCCTCGACGGGCGAGAGCGACGCGGACGCCAGTCATTCTGGCGCAGCCAGTCCGGCGGTAGATGACGACGTGCTTCGGGAGCACATCGTCTCGCCAGCGCCGACGACCGAACGGCTTGAGTCCATCCAGCGCATGGTCGCCGACCAGTTGGGCGATCCACTGCCGCACGACTTCTCGGCGAATGTCTTGCAGTCCATCCCGGTGCAGGCCGGCGGGCTCTATCCGATCTCGGATGTCTGGTACATCGCCCCCGGCCTGGACACACCCGAGCACCTGCGCATCCACGTCGCGCAGTTTGCCCGCGAGATTGCGGTCGAGGCAGACCTGGGCGAGTGCATCGATGACCGCCCAGACGGCATCGGCTTCGCCTGCCGTGCTCGCACCACAAACCCAGCGCCGCTGGGCCGTGCCGTCCATACGCTGTTGGCTTGCCTGGCCGGTCAGCAGCCCGCCGATGTCGGTCTGGACAACGGGCAACTCGTCATCGACCTGCCGGCGCTGCTGCACGGCCAGGGCGACGTAACCCGACGATTGAGCGACACCGCGCTGGTCAAGCTGTTCCGCCTGCTGCGACTGGCCCGCCGCCTGCTCGATCTCGAAGCCGGCGCTGCGGACTCTGGAACCTAA
- a CDS encoding DUF2857 domain-containing protein has protein sequence MSTAHPLNQAVIAQALYDLRNGQLRRCKLMGFGEAELDALKHPALISVLANANVSWCSVTVNREVLRRLLQQAQDVEKEIATVDRMLRLGASTEMVSKFYGLTHQEVALRREILGLPKRKGRHPVLDEEQDTELWRQWKAVTNSRTVDLEDETSILDAAMDLAEGMSLPLSVVWASIKGWVDQGLA, from the coding sequence ATGTCCACAGCACACCCACTCAACCAGGCTGTCATCGCCCAGGCCCTCTATGACCTGCGCAATGGGCAACTGCGCCGCTGCAAACTGATGGGGTTTGGCGAGGCAGAGCTGGACGCCCTCAAGCATCCCGCGCTGATCAGCGTGCTGGCCAACGCCAACGTCTCCTGGTGCTCAGTGACGGTCAACCGCGAAGTGCTGCGGCGGCTGCTCCAGCAGGCGCAGGACGTGGAGAAGGAAATCGCCACAGTCGATCGCATGCTCAGGCTGGGCGCGAGCACGGAGATGGTCAGCAAGTTCTATGGCTTGACGCATCAGGAAGTAGCGCTTCGCCGTGAAATCCTCGGTCTGCCCAAGCGCAAGGGCCGACATCCCGTGCTGGACGAGGAGCAGGACACGGAGCTGTGGCGGCAATGGAAGGCCGTGACCAACAGCAGGACGGTCGATCTCGAAGACGAAACCTCCATTCTCGATGCCGCCATGGACTTGGCCGAAGGCATGTCGCTGCCTCTGTCGGTGGTCTGGGCCTCGATCAAGGGCTGGGTCGATCAGGGATTGGCTTGA
- a CDS encoding STY4528 family pathogenicity island replication protein produces MAVDDTAPRVRRQGPIALAELFDAALKDLAPKPAPSAPAPTPAQSPTPTSGDAFLFSGNRHETVPRKLFLDRRLTPLERNAWQVFRLMLNDDGVTAFPTYEQLRPWLASMPCAGQASHETVARALTLMRLTRWLSLVRRRRDPKTGRILGNLYVLHDEPLTPFEAMQLDPDYLQLVSQALGHSAKAVQIVGLHTLKEIGEDPLLAGRTLPSRLQVMAERLANQDLTASDSYPQEDAIHDSEEGAPSLLRNDERPTTDSEAGPKPAPDVSLRNPKQARTVRSSCINEIRTTAQARALDDLQWPKRFAQLKAEQQAGAKVALQQVDASLRQDVLDEWAARCSNHGIRNPAGYLFGIIQRAIHGEFNAWAKKDPPPAPTQPNERPPPAPPPQTQGKPVPPEVARQHIERLRDLLASK; encoded by the coding sequence ATGGCCGTGGACGACACCGCACCACGAGTCCGACGCCAAGGCCCCATCGCACTCGCAGAGCTGTTCGATGCTGCGCTGAAAGACCTTGCGCCCAAGCCCGCCCCCAGCGCACCTGCGCCTACACCGGCACAGTCGCCCACGCCTACCTCCGGCGATGCTTTCCTCTTCAGTGGCAACCGGCACGAGACGGTGCCACGCAAGTTGTTCCTCGACCGCCGCCTGACGCCGCTGGAACGAAACGCCTGGCAAGTGTTCCGGCTGATGCTCAACGACGATGGTGTGACCGCATTTCCCACCTACGAGCAGTTGCGGCCCTGGCTGGCGTCCATGCCCTGCGCAGGCCAGGCCTCGCATGAAACCGTGGCACGGGCGCTGACACTGATGCGCCTGACCCGCTGGCTGAGCCTGGTTCGGCGACGGCGTGACCCCAAGACTGGCCGCATCCTCGGCAATCTGTACGTGCTGCACGACGAACCTCTGACACCGTTCGAGGCCATGCAGCTCGACCCGGACTACCTGCAACTCGTCAGCCAGGCGCTCGGCCATTCTGCCAAGGCCGTGCAGATCGTGGGCCTGCACACGCTCAAGGAAATCGGTGAAGACCCATTGCTGGCCGGACGCACCCTCCCGTCACGGTTGCAGGTGATGGCCGAACGCCTCGCCAACCAGGACCTTACGGCCAGCGATAGTTATCCACAGGAAGACGCCATTCACGATTCCGAAGAAGGGGCTCCGAGCCTTCTTCGGAATGACGAACGCCCCACTACGGATTCCGAAGCAGGGCCGAAACCCGCGCCAGACGTCTCTCTTCGGAATCCGAAGCAGGCCCGTACAGTACGTAGTAGTTGTATTAATGAAATACGTACTACTGCGCAGGCGCGCGCACTGGACGATCTGCAATGGCCCAAGCGCTTTGCGCAACTGAAGGCGGAACAGCAGGCGGGTGCCAAGGTGGCATTGCAGCAGGTTGATGCCTCGCTGAGGCAGGACGTGCTGGACGAATGGGCCGCGCGTTGTAGCAACCACGGCATCCGCAATCCCGCTGGGTATCTGTTCGGCATCATCCAGCGGGCCATCCACGGTGAGTTCAATGCCTGGGCCAAGAAAGACCCGCCACCGGCACCCACTCAGCCAAACGAACGGCCACCACCCGCACCACCACCCCAAACGCAGGGTAAGCCGGTGCCACCAGAAGTCGCCAGGCAGCACATCGAGCGACTGCGAGATCTGCTCGCCAGCAAGTGA
- a CDS encoding PFL_4669 family integrating conjugative element protein, giving the protein MATNEPLQLNLGSLRSAMSLTLHTHHASRIWHGRAAAEGRPGIVGLNGYIAQMNKMRRGSEQDDPYSDWWMLRIEVKLDQTKTTLQSLREQVDQALASVPPALSLGENLNVQPVKLPLFVNAQLGFAAVYLLADYDDIARKLILAHHTALIDRSTLERWLNEGAHALRSLFSLAQQYRYSGCTRDDFVSKNAAARAALEKFGELPQDVLEGTRRSKFAPPIVRRGLQQRAESPAAAPAPNDEAATGAVPEVGAGEVEGEQA; this is encoded by the coding sequence ATGGCAACCAATGAACCTCTGCAACTGAATCTCGGTTCCCTGCGCAGCGCGATGTCGCTGACGCTTCACACCCACCACGCCTCGCGCATCTGGCATGGCCGTGCCGCCGCCGAGGGGCGACCCGGCATCGTCGGCCTGAACGGCTACATCGCCCAAATGAACAAGATGCGGCGCGGTTCGGAGCAGGACGACCCGTACTCGGACTGGTGGATGCTGCGCATCGAGGTCAAGCTCGACCAGACCAAGACCACGCTGCAATCGCTGCGCGAGCAGGTGGATCAGGCGCTGGCAAGCGTGCCGCCGGCACTCAGCCTGGGCGAGAACCTCAACGTGCAGCCCGTCAAGTTGCCGCTGTTCGTCAATGCGCAGCTCGGCTTTGCCGCCGTCTATCTGCTGGCCGACTACGACGACATCGCCCGCAAACTGATCCTCGCCCACCACACGGCGCTCATCGACCGCAGCACCTTGGAGCGCTGGCTCAACGAGGGCGCCCATGCACTGCGCAGCCTGTTCTCGCTGGCCCAGCAATACCGCTATTCGGGCTGTACGCGCGACGACTTCGTGTCGAAGAACGCCGCAGCACGGGCGGCGTTGGAGAAATTCGGCGAACTGCCGCAGGACGTGCTGGAAGGCACGCGCCGCTCGAAGTTCGCGCCGCCCATCGTGCGCCGTGGCCTGCAACAGCGTGCTGAGAGTCCTGCTGCAGCGCCTGCCCCCAACGACGAGGCCGCCACCGGCGCGGTGCCCGAGGTCGGCGCCGGCGAGGTCGAGGGCGAGCAGGCATGA